The Alligator mississippiensis isolate rAllMis1 chromosome 3, rAllMis1, whole genome shotgun sequence DNA window AGCCCTAtaccaaaacaaaaggaaaaacggaaagggggagagagagaggttctGGGGAAGCATGCAATCCCTATACTTTCTAACGATGTGATGCAATAGTGTTGCAATCGAAACAAATTAAAAGAAGTCAGATAAATGGGAGAAGGAAGCAGATAATGATGGCAAGAAAAAACATGTACAACCACCTTTTTTTCCTACCACATCCTATATTCCCTTGATTTTAGCAGTGAGATCTTATGGGGTATACACAATGGCTAAGACCAACTGAAAAGGAGTTTAGTACTTTTATTTTTACCTACAAATTTTATAGCTTACCTCCTCCCAAAGACACAAATACTTAAGACTTCAATTAAGATGTGCCTACAGCAGGGGTCaacaacctatggcctgtgggctggatctgggctaCAGACATGGGGCATTCGGAGGTGAGGGGTGCCTTCTACAGGTGTTCTCCCCGTGCCACCGGGAGGATGAATCTCGGGTCTGGGTGCTCTCCCCATGCCACCGTGGaaacaagcagtggcagcagcagaatccTACATCCCACCCTCATGCCTGCCTCCAAACCAGTGTGGAtcattctggcccacagctgAAAAAGGTTACCTACTGCTGCCCTATGGTAAAGAAATTTCCTTAGTTTCTTCAACCTGTACAAATGGAAAAGCAGAGCAGAAAAGAGTTAAGAAATGTGACTGATAGAAAGAGGGGAACCAAAATGGGGGAACCAAAAGCAGGAGTGTCGCCCTTTGAAAATGAGGGGCAGTTTACATTCAAAGGAGGAAAGCAGGGCAGATCACTGACACAACCCTACTATTGCTGAGGGGAAGAACAAGTAACCATCTTTGCCATATTAGCAGCTGCCAAAAGATACAACTGTGTGCATACTCACTAATAGCTTGTCTTATTCTGGGACAATTACTTTATCTACACTTCGAAGGAATGTATTTGGTACACACAGATTGCAGAACGTAAgctgtatatatacacaaacagTGATATGAAGTGTATTCCTTTTCATTATCAATCCTGGCCTTTGATTAAACAGactgctttctctgctgcagtaTATGGGGTAATTTCTGACCTGTAAAAAGATCTCTGTTATAGAAATGTTTATATGCCCATGAGAATTTGTCTCAGTTTAAGGCAGTATTGACCTTCTACAAAACAGTAACTTACTGCATAGCTGCATAGTAAAAGGATCCAAACCATATGCCGTAAGTCACGGTATGCACTGGAATCACAACCTTTCCATACTGTTTTAAAATCTTCTTGAACCTCTGAGCAAGACCAAGTGATTTGTCTTCTAGTGGGTCAGCTTCTAAAGAACTTGgttcagcagcacctcccctatGTGCATCCCTGGATGGATTCAAAGGacttttttcctttaattctTTGTGGCGAGTATCTTCTGGTTGGGATGAGAACATACGCAACAGTTtacttttgtttaaaacaaaaagtgcAGCAGATGCATGTAGATACTGTTTTCGAAGGCATCTAGTCCAAGGCAAAACTGGTTTTCCTTTTAAGCACTGGTATATATTGGTGCGATGTAGTACCCAACATGTCCTATGCATTGGCTGGAACATGGTCTGGATTAAATTCCTTTGAATTTTGATGAAGGGTGATAGCTGGTTACAAATTCCTAGGGAAAGTACACAAGAAAAGAAATTTTTACTTAAGAATGTATGTAACTGTTGCATTTCCAAAGATTTTAAATTTATCTCATGCATACAGAAATAGAAACCCCCCCCCACATTATACTAAAATAGTTAGTGACTTAATTGCTAGGGTTAAATCACTAATGACacatttatttcagaaatgttatATGTGCAAGGACTAAAGTTCCTTTTCCTAACAGTAAATATGATAATTCTACTGCTTTACAATGTGACCATTAAACAGGAAATAGCAAATGATAGCCATGCTTATATTTGATACTTTTACTCTGTTTAAACATAGAGAAATTTAGTGAGACTGCTAAGGTTCCTGGGGGCCATCCTTTTTGACAAGCATGCCACAAGGTAAGCCCAACACTTTCCCTAAGTGCCACTCTGACCCCCTTGTGCACATCCAGATGTGCGtgaacatttggttccctggggacaagtagcagtggtgcaccttgcatCACAGCTATTTGTTTCCAGGGAACGCTCAtgccatgtgcactttggtgtgcaAGTTGCTCTGGGGGCAGTAGGGaaagctgaggccagcactgggctgcccccagcagccttacctggggtcctgggggcttcccggGACTGCAGCCACAGCGATTCTGCCATGGTTCCAGGTGGCCCGGCTCTGTTTTTCAGCATGTGCTGGCCAAGCATGCATTGCTCCGTTTTTTGTGCGGTTTTTTTTGACCCGTGGATATCAAGGGGTCAAAAAATTCTGCAGAACACCCCGCCCTCCCCCGGTGGTGCAGCACATGCTTGGCCAGCGAGCCCTTGCAGCGCGGAGAACACAGGACTGTGCGGTATGTAGCACTGCAATGtatttgcagcgccacatactgcatgaccgtgcatgtctggatgcaccccttgAATCCAATCTTTTGCTGTACTTTaggctccctgcctgatctgttgctctgctcctTGCCTTATCTGTTGGTAtgtttcctgctccctccctgatctgccgcATGCCACAAGGAAATACTTGTGGTACGCATTATGGGTTCCTCCCCCGGTTATTGGGAAGCTCCTGGAGACTGTTTGAATATATTAAGCAATTAAACCATACTCTGCTGTCAATACTGTATTTGCCCAAATTCAAGGTAActtagaaattaaattaaaaaaattaaatttaataattAGACTATACATGGGAAATGATAAATGTGTTCTAATTTTCCAGTATAGAATCTGATTAGTGGAAGGTTGTTTTAAATTCAtcctccccacactgcagtggcagggatgaGGGATCAGACCCCTTTTTCCTAGACCTTTCATGCCTGCCCCCGTACCCATTGCATCCCCATGCAGCCTGCCTCCTGCTCcttgctggggctggagggactgcaGCTGAAGGCAAGAGAGATAGGTaacagctgggggggaggcagaCTAAACAgtccccccccatgcttcccttgAGCCACACATGCAGGTATCCTCTGTTTCTCCCCTTTGCCCCACCCCCCGCATTGTCCCCAGTGTTCCCCCTGCCTGCCAAATAAGCCATCCcaacttggggcaggtggcagctcagctccagcccccagtaCCTGTCCCAGGCTGGTACTtaaatctaagatgaggcttttttcccccatgctgactgggggggggaaaGAACCTTCTCTTGGATTCAGTATGGTATATTCTTTGATTCTGTATAATTTTTAACAGTCTGCATTTACAAAGTTATATTACTTTGCATGATAGTAAGAATTATCTTTAGGCTTTTTTGGAAAACAGCAATGAAGCCTTATCAGTACCAACCCTAACCACAGAACTCTGCTCTTGCATCCGTTCCCTGAAGCTCGCTAATACTATTGTTAATACTCTAAATAAAAATTAGCAAAAAACCAATCACGGCAATCAGAACTTGCATCTCAGACCTATCCTAATggacattatttttaaataaaacaatttaaaatgctTACTGAACATTTCTCTAAGTTCAAGAGAATGAATTGTTTCCTCCACACGACAGAGAGTAGACAATTTCAACTGGCATATGTAGATGACAAAGTCAGGCTACTTATGAAAATGACAATTTTTAGCATAGCAGCTTAAATTTAAAAGGTTTTCTTTCATTTACACAGCAATAACAGGTTACAGCCCAGCTGACTCAGTGCTGGTGTGTAGTATGTTTGGAAATGCTGGTGAAGTCCATGCTGTTACATTATGTCATACCATTAAAATCTGTTTAATACCATTTAGAATTTTAAAACCTACAGGCATTCTAAATCCATGGAAGTCAGTCATATCCAATTATACACCCACGTTTCCTCAGATTTGTCTTTTTTCTTAATACAGCTTTAGCTCAGACAGAAACTTAACATTTTCTCATTTGCTATAAGGAACAGACAGAAACATCATCATGTAAAATGCAAGTTTCCggaaaatacaaaaaagaaacccCACATACCCTTTGATATTTGCAGAACTGCAATATAGAAAGAGcttgaaactatttttttcttgcttgttttATACCTTAGAAATACAGATCATGCGTTTGCTGAGGACTGTTGAATAAAGAAATAGGAAAAAGCACATTATAAGAGACCAAAGAAAAATCAACTTTAAGACAGGAAAGAATTACCAGGCAAGATCTATCATTATAAATCCTCCAAGTGGACACTGTATTTCCCCAAAACAAAAGTGGATTAATTAAATACAGGTTAATGATGTTCCAAGCAGCATGACTACACCAAAAACCATGTATATAGGAATAAGGTCTGCTACCTGTTCTTTCAATGTTTTTCTTCTTAGTTTTTTAGATAGTTATTTTGGTATAACTGCACTGAAAGGGTGTATCCACATTGCTGTCTACAACACTTTAAACTTTCCCATGTGCATAATACTGCCTACACAGCACTGAGCTTTCTCAATATTAGCATAACCACTCTGGACTGGTATCCCAAATACCAGTTAACAATGGTCTTCCGCTAGGCTCAGTGCATTACAATTCATTGCGATAGCGTGTGAGATACCTACCAGAACCTGTTGGAATTCTAGGCCTTTATGTCAAAACACCCGCAATTGCTTTGATGGTACTTATATATAGCTATAGTAGTCAGTGCCATCTCCAAAACACGTTCAAAACAATTTCTGCAAACTGTCATGTACCATAGAAGAAACACTGCTGAGTACCACATTCCTGACCATTATTCATACATAATGCATGCAGGATTGCAAACCGGCAAACCTGCAGGCTGGCGGCCTTGCAGGAGACTGAAGAACATCACCATTGCTTGCTGCTAGTTTTACTCCTACCGTTGGAGAAAAACTTGGAAGGCATATACAGCATAACCTCATTAATCTGGCATGCTTGGGACGgagcacctgccagaaatgtgAAAATTTCAGATTTGTGAAACTGGAGCGGCGGCTGGTCCTGGAGCGGCGGGGAAGAAGGGGTGGCGGGCAGTTCCCAAGCAGCGGGCGCACATGGAGCGGCGgcacggggtggtggatggcagcggcAGCCACTATGTGCAAATTTCCCCCCGTTGCTCTGGAACCACCCGCCGCTACTCCCCAATGGAGTGTAGTTTTAAAGAGTGCAGGATTTTCAATAATTCTGGATTTCTGATATCCGGATTTCTGAGATTATACTGTACCAACATTTTCTGAACTGGCTATAAATAAGAGCACTGCTAATGAGCACTAACTGATGGGACAGGACAGTACTACAGAGCTAATATATCTATTCTAGTATAGCTGCACAGCTTCAAGATATGGAAAGCCACCTCCTTGGATATCTGTGCTAAGCTTACTACAGAGCTGCAATGATGAAACACCAGTACCCTCAAACAAGTGAGGCACGTGGCCTCTGCTATCTGGGAGCTCATCCCCACCCAGTGGCTACCAGTCAGTAGCTAACTAGTTTCATTTTGGTGAATAGATTTTCAAAACTGTTGGTCACAGGAGGTAAAACACTGTTATTGTGGGTATATGGCTACTCTGGGTCAAAAAACTTAGCAATACCTAGGTGGCTATAAATAACTCTGAATAGCTTATTCTGAGGATGTAGAGGAGCCAAAAATGGGACCCATGGGCTAATTAGGTCTCTTtcccgcccccctcctcccccgcccttTCCCCCTGCAGGTTCTAGAGTTTATCTGAAGAGGCATTTCCCCATGATGATGAAAGTCCTGTCTGACCACCAGCAGTTTCACTAAGCCTGGGATGGAGCAGCACAGATGAcaacaggatttttaaaaatgtatcccCATCAGAAGGAGCGAAAATGAGATGTTTGCTTACCCATACCACTACAGGCATGAATGATATGGCTCCAGCTGATATTTTGAGAGAATCAGCTTACTGTCTGCTTCTCTGGCTTATGAAGGACAGAACTGCGTATATTTAAGTAACTGCAGAATGTCTATGGAACATGCACTTGGAGGAACAAAATGGGAGACTGAAGGTGTTTCAATACAAAGTTGGAGGCTTCAGGGAACTATGTGTCTTGTATTATAGATGCTTTATTTTACATACTTGAGAGAGCAAGCTAGATGCCTCTGGAAGCATTAAACAGTTAGAGAAATATCTAGTATCAAATGTCACCACAGACTGAGAGCTAggatcaagaaaacattgtgctTTCACTTTGACAGCAaggtagaaggggaaaaaacTGTAATGTTATAAAGTCAATGAATATGACAGCACACTCTTTCTGAATACAAAGGCTACTAGGGAGAGCTGTGCCTAATGACATTTTCCATGAGGATAACTTTATTTTGTACTGATTTAATATATGATATAACATATAACAGTACAGAATTTTCCAAAACAGAGTCAATATATTTCTGTAGAGGAAACATAAAAATTTGCTGGCAGGAATATAGTGGCTCTCCTGAGAGGGGTGGAATTGCATGGGAACTATTCTTTGAAGTTGAGACTAGCAGAAGAGAGCTTTCAATATCTGATGTTCTCAAAACAGGCAGGACCTGTTAACCTAAGGCAGGGCTGTTAAACACCTGGCCTCTGGAGTTAACACCACTGTTCTTCAACCACTGTTCTTCAACCCCTGCTAGCAGCAAAGGAGTTAAATGCAGCAATCATAGCCACTGGACTGGCAGTCAGCACCCAAGGCATGAACGCCACTACTGAATTTAGCCTTTTCAGTTGCTGCTGGTGACTAAACTCTGTGGCAGTTGGTGAGGAGCACTGTGCAGAGTTGTTAACTCTCTGGATGCCGGAAGTGCTGACACGGCAGCTCGACCCAAAAGTGCAAGAAGCCCTGTGGTCTAGATCCAGCTCATTTGAGCTTGACAAACTTGGCCTACGGTATTGCTATGCACAACTGTGGTTCACTAAGATTCTCCAAGACAAACCCGTCTACAGCTGCATGACATCCATTTCTCTCCCCAACTAGCTGGACAGCTTCTTAGCAAGTTTCCTGTCTTCCTTGTCTCTTGTTTTTGTTGTATGGCATGATTCCGTTGTACAAGTTCCCAACTTGCAGGGTTTAAAATGTAGGTGCTTCTACTAGTTCAGCAGTTCCCAAattctgacagattgcgcactaccaatttaaatgatacagctttaagtaccaccagcaaatttttgtcattagaggtgcactgatacatcagtccaatatcagattaGCACCAATATTAAGAAAACTGACTGTATTGGAAactggcctgatgtggccaataacttggccgataaatgcctgtgctcgAGTGCAGTCACAGCGCAGCACGCAGGCAGTGAGAAGAGCTGTGTgtagctagtaagtctgttgtggtggaagggcaggggggagggaagaggcatgggggcgcAAATCAGTGCcctgagcagtgagggaaggagtggggctggggtaggaactgcccagccggggtggagtgcaggacggagccacagcttgttcaaagggtgtgtgtgggggttggCCCCTGCTGCTATGAGCACCCTGGGAGGGCGGGGgcgcatgtgcccctggatctgcatggggggggcagggtgggctacagctgtgggctggggctgtgccgggctcttcctgacggcgggggctgggctgctgTGCTGCGCGTAGGGTGCACAGCAGTTGTGGCACTGGAAGGGGGGCTATGGCTAaacttggggtggctgcagccctcctgtAGCCCCACTCTCAGTGTcgctgctgtctgccctgagcgcagcatggcccagcctccccctccaccaagaagagcctgccgcagcccccagccccgagcTGGGGCAGCGCTAGAGGCGAGAAGCCTCTGTCTGGTAGAGGTTTTTGCTGGCTACCCCATAGCTGTTTCCAagcctccctgcccacctgtgagACTGGGAATTCAGgtaagagccccaccaggccagggccagggactccCACTGGAGGAAaggtgcagcagtgtggggagcctTTCGCTATGGGTCTCCaccaggctggccctgcacactgccaccatgtgtggctAGGGTCTTGTGgttatggggctgggctgggctggccccgcaccctgcacagccagggagctGCACACTATGGGGCCGGGTGAGGCTAGCCCCGCTTGCTGCCGAcacatgcagatccggggacTGGCACACTGAGTACTCCCCCTCTCACACATACCCATACCCTCGTACCACATTCTCCCCCCACCATAAcccctacacacccacaccctcccactaggagggtggtaaagcaatggaacaggttacctagagaggtggtgg harbors:
- the FAM210A gene encoding protein FAM210A; the protein is MDLLIRICNQLSPFIKIQRNLIQTMFQPMHRTCWVLHRTNIYQCLKGKPVLPWTRCLRKQYLHASAALFVLNKSKLLRMFSSQPEDTRHKELKEKSPLNPSRDAHRGGAAEPSSLEADPLEDKSLGLAQRFKKILKQYGKVVIPVHTVTYGIWFGSFYYAAMQGMNVVPILEVIGLPESIISLLKNSETGNVLTAYTLCKIASPARYIVTLGTTSIAIKYLRKYGYLSRPPPVKGYLHDRMEETKELLSGKMEETRDKITEKMEETRDKITEKMEETKDKITEKMEETKDKITEKIQETKEKVSFKKRNE